One genomic window of Glycine max cultivar Williams 82 chromosome 16, Glycine_max_v4.0, whole genome shotgun sequence includes the following:
- the LOC547527 gene encoding extensin-like protein precursor: MGSLMASLTLTLVLAIVSLSLSSQASADKYDYSSPPPPVYKYKSPPPPYKYSSPPPPPKKPYKYPSPPPPVYKYKSPPPPYKYPSPPPPPKKPYKYPSPPPPVYKYKSPPPPVYKYKSPPPPPKKPYKYPSPPPPVYKYKSPPPPYKYPSPPPPPKKPYKYPSPPPPVYKYKSPPPPYKYSSPPPPPYKYPSPPPPAYYYKSPPPPPKKPYKYPSPPPPHYVYASPPPPYHY, encoded by the coding sequence ATGGGGTCTCTAATGGCCTCTCTTACTCTCACTCTTGTATTGGCAATAGTTTCTCTAAGCTTGTCATCTCAAGCCTCAGCTGACAAGTACGACTATTCATCTCCACCACCACCAGTTTACAAGTACAAGTCCCCACCACCACCCTACAAGTATTCATCTCCTCCACCACCTCCTAAGAAGCCTTACAAATacccatcaccaccaccaccagttTACAAATACAagtcaccaccaccaccctaCAAGTACCcttctcctccaccaccacctaaAAAGCCCTACAAATACCCATCACCCCCACCTCCAGTTTACAAATACaagtcaccaccaccaccagttTACAAGTACAAGtccccaccaccaccacctaaGAAGCCCTACAAATacccatcaccaccaccaccagttTACAAATACAAGTCACCACCCCCACCCTACAAGTACCCTTCTCCTCCACCACCTCCTAAGAAACCCTACAAATACCCATCTCCTCCACCCCCAGTATACAAGTACAAGTCCCCTCCTCCTCCATACAAGTACTCTTCTCCTCCACCTCCACCATACAAGTACCCTTCTCCACCACCCCCAGCTTACTACTACAAgtcacctccaccaccacctaaGAAACCATACAAGTATCCATCTCCACCTCCTCCACACTATGTCTATGCATCACCACCTCCCCCATACCACTACTAG
- the LOC100811729 gene encoding extensin-2-like precursor, with the protein MGSLMAYATLTLVLAIIVSLSLPSQTSADDKYDYSSPPPPEKPYKYKSPPPPVYKYKSPPPPPPEKPYKYPSPPPPPVYKYKSPPPPYKYPSPPPPPKKPYKYPSPPPPIYKYKSPPPPYKYPSPPPPPYKYPSPPPPVYKYKSPPPPDYKYKSPPPPYKYPSPPPTPKKPYKYSSPPPPYHY; encoded by the coding sequence ATGGGGTCTCTAATGGCCTATGCTACACTTACTCTTGTATTGGCAATAATAGTCTCTCTAAGCTTGCCATCTCAAACCTCAGCTGATGACAAGTACGACTATTCATCTCCTCCACCACCAGAGAAACCCTACAAATAtaaatcaccaccaccaccagttTACAAGTACAAAtccccaccaccaccaccacctgaGAAGCCCTACAAATacccatcaccaccaccaccaccagttTACAAATACAagtcaccaccaccaccctaCAAGTACCcttctcctccaccaccacctaaAAAGCCCTACAAATACCCATCTCCTCCACCTCCAATTTACAAGTACAAATCACCACCCCCACCATACAAGTACCcatctcctccaccaccaccttaCAAGTACCCATCTCCACCACCCCCAGTGTACAAGTACAAGTCTCCTCCTCCACCAGATTACAAGTACAAGTCACCTCCACCTCCATACAAGTACCCTTCACCTCCACCAACACCTAAGAAACCATACAAGTATTCATCTCCACCTCCCCCATACCACTACTAA